TCCCTGATGTTGCTTCTATGATTATTTGACAAGTGGCTTCCTTTGCAGGCAAGGAAAGATGCCACTCAAGTTGTTGCCAATTTGCAAAGGCAACAAGTGAATTCGCGGTTGATTGCTTCTGATTACTTGGAAGCGAACTTAGatcttttagatattttaatagCAGGGTAAGTGGAAATCTTAAAAGGTTTattactttcttttttatagGTTGGTTTTCAATGTAACTTCAATGGTTCGTTGGATCTTTGTCTTTGTGTTATCAAGTCTTGACAACTTAATGCTAGAGCTAAGATGATAAGTTACTGATAGTTTTCAGCATTTTGTTTGGTTCTTTTGATTAAGCAAAAGCGATTATGGCGGCACTTCCATTACTTGGTTCTTCTTATTGATGGACTCACTTCTGTGCCAAACATTTGCCATGTTTATATTGGAGCTATAATCCTAAGATGATATCTGGTTTATGCAATATTTTGGTTATGCTGTCAAATTGAGGTTTATTTTGTATCCATCATTTGATCACAGTCTTCTGATTTTTAAATGCTGTTTACTCAGTTATGAAAACACAGACATGGCTTTACATTATGGTGCAATGTTGAGAGAATGCATACGGCATCAGACTGTTGCAAGGTGAGAAAATTCAACCTATTCAACTTATGCCTTCATGACTTGGCATCTCTTcttttaagtaaatataaatgaatacCCCGATTCTTTTTCTAATTCCTCTTTCTAATCAGCAGTGTTTCCATCATGGTTGCGTTCAAGCAGCAATCTTCTCCAATATTTACCTTTGAAATGTTTcctttttataatatgtattcTTTTTACATTTGAAAGAGAGCCTTAACTCCTAAAGTTTGCATAGAAAGGTTTCAAATTAATTGAAGATTTTTGGATATATTATTAGCTCTATGTGTCCTGTTTTGTTTGATTGACAGGTATGTTTTGGAGTCACAGCACATGAAGAAGTTTTTTGACTATATACAACTTCCAAAGTTTGACATTGCTGCTGATGCTGCTGCAACTTTTAAGGTTGTGTACTGCTGATCTAAGTACTATAATGATCTTGTTTCCTCCCATTTTCTGTCTGCTTCTTACTATTGCACTTTTGATTCTGCATTTGTCATTGGAATCTAGTCTCAGAACAACCTGTTGtttgttgtattttttaaagtagGTAAGGTTtgcttttcaattttatgttGATTGATGAAATGAAGATGCTTTTCAATTTCAGTTTTTCAAACAAGGTTGTTGTTTGATGTTGAGTCATCTTCTAATGAACTTCCTCATCTACCTCCATTCTTTTTTTAAGGGTTTTGAATTGTGCATCTGACTTCTGATGTTCTGTAATATCTTGTTTTCTTATAGGAGCTCTTGACAAGGCATAAGTCCACTGTAGCTGAATTTCTTTCCAAGAACTATGACTGGGTAAGTGTTGCTCCTCCATTACTTTCATCTTTTAAATTGTGGTGTTTTGATGCTAAATACAAGCAGGGTACTAGGAAAATCTTTTCAGTtcactattatttttagtaCTTTTTTCACTCTCCATTATTATCAGCTTGAAAATTGCTTCAATTGGAATTGCTTTATGTGCTCTTTCATTTTTGACAagatattttattcaaatggtTGTTGATTGTAATGGTGCTAGAAGTAGCTACATTAAGATCCCATTGAGTTCttcatatataaatgttaatGTTGAAAGTTTTCATTAGTTAGAGCTCAATGAAACAAATCGTATTTGTTGTTTCAGTTTTTTGAGGAATATAACTCAAAGTTGATGGAATCAAGCAACTACATTACGAGACGACAAGCTATCAAGGTATGACACTTGCTAAAAACAGTGACTATTTTAGTGATTCTTTTTCAATCGAAACAAAAACATGTGCTTTTAAACATATGCTTGAATTcatataagtttttttaaggGTTCATTTGCTGATTTCAAACTAGAAATAGGATGTTTGAGAAGTGTAAGGAGTGTAAAGATTGTCTTACCATTTGGGGATCCGAAACATCTATAGTTAGTTATGGGTATCCAAAAGTGTTGGTTAAGATTTGACAACTCAATCCAATTGAATTTCCTCTTTTAAATGCCAAAATCTTAGCAGTATGAAGGCCCTGTTATTTTTTGAGTTATGTGTCGGTGCAAATTGCAGTTCCAGTTTTAGTTGCTAGGGAGGCCTTTTCTATTATTCTTAATGTTTTCTCTTCTTAATGTTATAGTTGTTGGGAGAAATTTTGTTAGACCGCTCAAATGCAGCTGTCATGACCAGATATGTGAGCTCAAAGGATAACTTAAGGATTCTTATGAATCTTCTAAGGGTACCACACTTCCTTCTGTTTCTTGCTTTCATGTTTTGTTTATCCCACATCATTTTggaatgataaaattttgagagtttcgattgctttttgttattttatctgGGTAATAAACTCTACCAGACTTGGTCTATTGCGCATCTTACATGAagctttaaaaatgaaataaccCTCAAACGAGTTGCTAATgactaatataaaaaatgtcTGGCATAGACTAGCAAAATTTTGTTCTTCGTGTAGTTAATGTTTAAGTATAATACTAGCCTGTAGCTATGAATATGATCATCCCGGTAGCTGCAATTACCAAGATTTTCAATGCTCAAGTATTAAAGACCTTTGTTACTCGGACTCGGGAGTATGTTCATGTGGGTATGCATCTGACATGTTATGGTTAGAAAcctttttctatatatttggaGGATCTTTAGAGGTCTTATCTCCATAACCATGCGTTGGGCATGAGTATTAGACAAAGTtacttgaagaaaaaagaaggattTGCTATTCTATAGCCAATCACTTGGACCTTCTTGTTGTACTTAGCCTACGGCTAAGTACTAGCTTTTGGTTAACGAGTCCGAGCAACATGGTTAAAGACCAACAATTATTTTCGAAATTTAGTTTAACCATACATAGTTCACTTCAAGAAGCAACTAATGAATCCCTTTAATTGCAGGAATCAAGCAAGAGCATTCAAATAGAAGCTTTTCATGTTTTCAAGGTGTCGTGTTAAAATTTTCCTCCTCTGGGGAACACATGATAATTTGATACGTTAAATTGCTCACTATATCTTTTTCTTACGTCTTTTGTGAATCTCTCTACAGTTGTTTGCTGCAAAGCAGAATAAGCCTCCAGACATTGTTAGCATACTCGTTGCCAATAAAAGCAAGCTTCTACGATTGTTTGCGGATTTCAAGACTAATAAAGGTACAAAAAGATACAAATGGTAGCATTGTTTTTCCTTGTAAATGTGTAGGCTTGGCACTTTATTTGTTGTTCCCTGTTTGATGTCTTACAGAGGATGAACAGTTTGAGGCGGACAAGGCTCAGGTTGTGAGAGAAATCGCTGCCCTTGAGCTTAGAGACCGCCCATAGTGAACTCTAGTGTACTGTaatctctttttgtttttgtttttttcttcttttttttttaaaaaaaataactaacaCAAGTTGACTGCACCATATAGTGATCTCGTGGTCCTTTCAGAAGGACGTGTAAtatgtaaaaggaaaaaaaaatcaattgtgATCCTCTTTCTTAGAATTTTGGTTTTTGGTCATATGTAGTTTGCAATGTTTGGGATGAATGCCAATATAAACGTCTGTGGAGGTATAGGTCTGGGATTATGGGAAAGGTTCTGAAGATAATACAATGTTATGAAGGTGAAAATAGAATAAGTCTCTGAGGTTAATTTATTCAGATAATTGATTCAAATctacatttttttccttttatttgttataGTAAGCTTTACTCTGCACCTGCGTTATAGTAATGTGGCCCGCGgtggtttttgtttttattttttcttttatgaaggTTCGATTTAAGTTTTATGGTAGgctctctttttcattttctcgtTCCATTGTTATTAGAGTAGATCATGGGCTGGtttaatcaaatctaaaatatttagatCAATTTTTTAAGCTTAAGCTTGGTCCGGTCTGAAAAGTgagtttactttttttttttctaaacttaGCTCCATTTAGTAAATGTAAATTCGGACCTGGCtcgatatttttatttttagattagttttatttaaaatatatttttaaatataatacactaaatgcactaaaattgttaaaatagtttttaacacattaaaaatacattagaaagtatttatattaaaaaactgCCATagatataataaatgttttattgtattagaaaacacaaataaatatgataaatattttattgtattgaatataattttaaaattttatattttgggttgagTTATTTAGTTGGGTAAGTTTATttgattgctttttttttttgaagttttggataatgaatataattgtttttgggttaatgatttaatataaataaaatatatattatttaatatatataattaatatgatttttttataatataatacattCGAACCGGATCagatttgagtaaaaaaaaaactttttaaaaatccGACCTATTGAGAACGagtctttttaagttttattcaaattatctCATTTTTGGAATGGGTGATCGGGAACTTAGCAGTTGTAATTATGGAACCGAATGTGTGCACTTAAACTCAGCTCAATGAAAGACCTTTCCGGCTTAATATGTGAATTATTTGCAACATCGGCAGTAGGAAAAGGATGCGCTCTCAACaatattttttcaagaaaattaagccAACCACTATTTACGAGGAGTTCTGGTGAATTTTTCAGAAGTTTCAGTTacactattatttaattatacaaattggtacaaaatttcgtaatataattatattattacataTTATTACAACTTTTGCACATAATATTGTtcaattacataaattattactattttcataatattatgtataattttacaaacattactcaattgcataaatatttattacaatatctataatattttataattttcttcttgTAACTATACAAATTACTAGGAATCTCGTAAGGTTTTACGTAACACTAATTAcacaaaatattatcaaattgaagcttataaaataaataacattaattaCAGCCCAAGTTGTTTGATAAACTGCATAGAAAGTATAAAGACAAAAGGtgtatgttttatatatatatataattgtatgaAACATATATGTTATCCATTTTAATGGTTTAATATcacatcaataattttattttatattttaaaatttttatttaaatttgatttttttcaagaCAATTGTTTCATACCATCCTTTCCCtttctcacaaaaaaaaaaaaacactataaAGTGCAAAAGAAACATATGCGCGTATCTTACGGTACCAGTAGCTGGTAGAACACAAATGTCCATTCATCCATAGTTTCTTCCTAGCACGACTTATAGACTGCAAAAATAGCTTCTACTTCTAAAAAAGGAGG
This genomic stretch from Gossypium raimondii isolate GPD5lz chromosome 6, ASM2569854v1, whole genome shotgun sequence harbors:
- the LOC105773854 gene encoding putative MO25-like protein At5g47540 isoform X1, with the translated sequence MKGLFKSKPRTPVDIVRQTRDLLSFAARSSESRESKREEKMAELFKNLRELKSILYGNSESEPVSEACAQLTQEFFRENTLRLLITCLPKLNLEARKDATQVVANLQRQQVNSRLIASDYLEANLDLLDILIAGYENTDMALHYGAMLRECIRHQTVARYVLESQHMKKFFDYIQLPKFDIAADAAATFKELLTRHKSTVAEFLSKNYDWFFEEYNSKLMESSNYITRRQAIKLLGEILLDRSNAAVMTRYVSSKDNLRILMNLLRESSKSIQIEAFHVFKLFAAKQNKPPDIVSILVANKSKLLRLFADFKTNKEDEQFEADKAQVVREIAALELRDRP
- the LOC105773854 gene encoding putative MO25-like protein At5g47540 isoform X2, translated to MTAACDIVTIGIKYMAELFKNLRELKSILYGNSESEPVSEACAQLTQEFFRENTLRLLITCLPKLNLEARKDATQVVANLQRQQVNSRLIASDYLEANLDLLDILIAGYENTDMALHYGAMLRECIRHQTVARYVLESQHMKKFFDYIQLPKFDIAADAAATFKELLTRHKSTVAEFLSKNYDWFFEEYNSKLMESSNYITRRQAIKLLGEILLDRSNAAVMTRYVSSKDNLRILMNLLRESSKSIQIEAFHVFKLFAAKQNKPPDIVSILVANKSKLLRLFADFKTNKEDEQFEADKAQVVREIAALELRDRP